Within the Ochrobactrum vermis genome, the region CCTCACCGGTTCGAACAACACCAAGACGAGCCAGACCAAGGCTATAACGCCGGAAGATTACGGCCAGCGTTACGTCCATTACGGTATCCGTGAGCACGGTATGGCGGCGGCCATGAACGGCATGACGTTGCATGGCGGTCTGATCCCTTACGGCGGCACCTTCCTGACCTTCTCGGATTATTGCCGTCCGGCCATGCGCCTTTCCTCGCTGATGGGCATCCGCGTCGTTTACGTGATGACGCATGACTCCATCGGCCTTGGTGAAGACGGTCCGACCCACCAGCCGGTTGAACACCTTGCAGTGCTGCGTGCCATTCCAAACCATAACGTCTTCCGCCCTGCCGACGCTGTCGAAGCGGCTGAATGCTGGCAGATCGCCCTGCATTCGAAGAAGACGCCGTCGACGATGGCTCTGACCCGCCAGAACCTGCCGACGGTCCGCACCGAACATCGCGATGAAAATCTTTCGGCTTTCGGTGCCTATGAGCTTGCTGCGGCAAGTAAGGATGCCAAAGTGACGATCTTCGCGACCGGTTCGGAAGTGGAAATCGCGCTCAAGGCTCGTGACCTTCTGGAAGGCAAAGGCATTGCCACCCGTGTTGTTTCCGTTCCTTGCTTCGAGCTTTTCGAACAGCAGAGCGACACTTACAAGACGGCGACCATCGGCGATGCACCGGTCAAGGTGGCCATCGAAGCGGCAATCTCGCTCGGCTGGGAACGCTTCATCGGCGAAAACGGTATATTCATCGGCATGAAGGGCTTCGGCGCATCAGGCGAGATCAACGATCTCTACAAGCATTTCGGCATCACGGCAGAACATGCCGCCGAAGCTGCGGAGAAGAAGCTCAACGCCGCATGATTTAAAAGAACGCCGGCGTCGCAAAAACGCCGGCGTTTGAGTTTCCATTCCAGTTCGGTCGGACGAATCCTGTTCGATTTGCCCGTTCCAATGGACTTTTGAAGCACTGCATGTGCAGTACCCTATCGGGAGATTAAGAGAAAATGGCAGTTCGCGTCGCAATTAACGGTTTTGGCCGCATCGGCCGCAACATCCTTCGCGCCATCGTCGAGTCGGGCCGCACCGATATTCAGGTCGTCGCCATCAACGACCTCGGCCCGGTGGAAACCAATGCGCATCTTCTGCGTTATGACAGCGTTCATGGCCGTTTCCCCAAGGAAGTAAAGGTTGCAGGCGATACCATTGACGTCGGCTACGGCCCGATCAAGGTTCATGCCGTCCGCAACCCGGCTGAACTGCCGTGGAAGGAAGAAGGCGTCGACATCGCTCTGGAATGCACCGGCATCTTCACCTCGCGCGACAAGGCAGCGCTTCATCTTGAAGCCGGTGCGAAGCGCGTCATCGTTTCGGCGCCTGCCGACGGTGCTGACCTGACCGTTGTTTATGGCGTCAACCACGACAAGCTGACCAAGGACCATCAGGTCATTTCGAACGCTTCGTGCACCACCAACTGCCTTGCGCCAGTGGCTCAGGTTCTTAACGATGTTATCGGCATCGAAAAGGGCTTCATGACCACGATTCATTCCTACACGGGCGACCAGCCGACGCTGGACACCATGCACAAGGATTTGTACCGCGCTCGCGCAGCAGCACTTTCCATGATTCCGACCTCGACGGGTGCTGCCAAGGCTGTCGGCCTCGTTCTGCCGGAACTGAAGGGCAAGCTCGACGGCGTCGCCATCCGCGTGCCGACCCCGAACGTCTCGGTCGTCGATCTGACCTTCATCGCCAAGCGCGAAACGACTGTTGAAGAAGTCAACAACGCGATCCGCGAAGCTGCCAATGGCCGCCTGAAGGGCGTCCTCGGCTACACCGATGAGCCACTTGTCTCGCACGACTTCAACCACGACTCCCATTCCTCGGTCTTCCACACGGATCAGACCAAGGTCATGGAAGGCACCATGGTGCGCATCCTGTCATGGTACGACAATGAGTGGGGCTTCTCCAGCCGCATGGGCGACACCGCTGTCGCCTTCGGTAAGTTGATCTAAGCCTCCGGCCATGTTTCGCGCCCTTCTCCCCACCGTTGCGCGCTGGCGTCCGCTGGAAGAAGAAGGGCTCGAACATCTCAGTATCGGACCCACTGGCCGCTCGATCCACGCCGAAAGCGTGGTGATCGGAGAACGCAGCGGAAATCCTTATGGTGCGCGCTACAGCATCGCCTGCAACAGCGCCTGGCATGTGCTCCATTTCCTGATCGAAACCACATCCGGCCACCGGCTGGAGCTTGTTTCCGACGGCGAAGGCCGCTGGAACACGATGGCGGGCGATGCATTGCCCCAGTTCGACGGTTGCATCGATATCGATCTGGCGGGAACGCCCTTCACCAACACCCTGCCCATCCGCCGCCTTGGCCTTACGCCGGAAAGCGGCACCGTTCAGCTCGACATGCTTTACGTGCCGTTCGATAATTTTCGTCCGTTGCGCGACCAGCAGCGTTATACCTGTATCGAAGAAGGCAGACGCTACCGCTACGAAGCGGCGGACCGTTCCTTCACCGCCGAATTGCCCGTCGACGAGGACGGGCTTGTCACCGACTATCCAACCCTTTTCCGGCGCCTACCTGTTTGAGCAATCCCTGCTCCACCGGCCCCTGAAAGACAGTTCTGGGAGAACGATCATGAGTTTCCGCACTCTCGACGATGCCGACGTCAAGTCCAAGCGCGTACTGGTCCGCGTCGACCTCAACGTGCCGATGGCGAACGGTGAAGTCACTGACCTGACCCGTATCGAACGCATCGTCCCGACCATTGCCGAACTTTCCAAGAAAGGCGCGAAGGTCATTCTGCTCGCTCATTTCGGTCGCCCCAAAGGCGCTGCTTCCGACGAAAATTCGCTGAAGCATGTCGTGAAGCCGCTCGCCAAGGTGATCGGCCATGGCGTTCATTTTGCCGAAGACTGCATCGGCGACAAAGCCAAGGCCGCCGTGGATGCACTCAAGGACGGCGACGTCCTGCTTCTGGAAAACACCCGCTTCCACAAGGGCGAGGAAAAGAACGATCCTGAATTCGTCGCGGCTCTGGCAGCCAATGGCGATCTTTACGTAAACGACGCCTTTTCCGCCGCTCACCGCGCCCATGCCTCGACGGAAGGCCTCGCACACGTCCTGCCCGCCTATGCTGGCCGCGCCATGCAGGCTGAACTTGAAGCACTGGAAAAGGGCCTCGGCGATCCGGCTCGCCCGGTGGTGGCCATCGTCGGCGGTGCCAAGGTTTCGACCAAGCTCGACCTCTTGTCGAACCTGATCGAAAAGGTCGATGCGCTCGTCATCGGTGGCGGCATGGCCAATACATTTCTGGCTGCACAGGGACACGATGTCGGCAAATCGCTCTGCGAACACGACCTCGCCCATACGGCGCGTGAAATCATGGCCAAGGCCGAAACCACCAAATGCGCCATCATCCTGCCCGTCGATGCGGTTGTGGGCTGGCACTTTGCCGCCGATACGCCAAACAAGACCTATGGTGTTGATGCCGTACCAAGCGACGGCATGATCCTCGACGCAGGCGCGCTGTCGACTGACCTTATCGCTTCGGCCATCGACGATGCGGCAACGCTCGTCTGGAATGGCCCGCTCGGTGCTTTCGAACTGCGTCCGTTCGACACTGCCACGGTCAAGACCGCAAAGCATGTCGCAGCCCGCACCAAGGCAGGCAAGCTGGTTTCGGTCGGCGGCGGCGGCGATACAGTCGCTGCGCTCAATCATGCCGGCGTTGCCGACGACTTCACCTACATCTCGACCGCAGGCGGTGCTTTCCTCGAATGGATGGAAGGCAAGCCCCTTCCCGGCGTCGATGTATTGAAGAAGTAGAGCACTTCCTGCAAAAATGCGAAGCGGTTTTACGCAGGACAATGCGTGAGAACAAATGAAAAGGCCCCGGTTTTGAACTGACCCCCGAAAGTTGGACACCCAACTTCGGGGGTTTTGCATGTCGAAATACAGCAGCACGTTCAAGCAGGAGATCGTCGCGTACTACGGCGACGGCGGGCACAGCTACCGAGAGGTAGGTCTTCGTTTCGGGCTCGACTATTCCATGGTCCGCCGGTGGGTCGCCAGTCACGCGGCACATGGCGTGGCTGGCTTATCTCGCAAGCACAGCCATTATGATGCACAGTTCAGGCTGTCGGTCCTTGAGCGGATGTGGAAGGATGGATTGTCCCGTCGGCAGGTGGCTGCGCTTTTTAATATTCGCAGCGCAGCTTGCGTGTCAGTCTGGGAGGATCGATATGAGCGCGGCGGCCTTGAGGCCTTGGCTCCGCGCCGAAAAGGGAGGCCGCGATCTATGCCGAAGCCACCTGTCGCCGCACCGCCGAGCCTGGTTGCCGACGGGGATGGATTGCCAAGTGATGAAGCCAGGACCCGCGAGGAATTGCTGGCAGAACTGGCCTATCTGCGCATGGAGAACGACTATCTAAAAAAACTGGAGGCCTTAACGCAGGCGCGTCAAACGCCGAACGGGCGCAAGCCGTCCAGGCGTTAAGGCCGCTCCATCCGCTTGAAGGGCTGCTTGCGCTTTCGGGTCTGGCGCGCAGCACGTTCTATTATCAGCTCAAGGTGCTGTCGTCAGGCGACCGGCATGAGGCCTTGAAATCGACGATCCGCTCCATCTTCGATGAGCACAAGGGCCGCTACGGCTATCGCCGGGTGACGGCGGCGATCCGTGGGCGTGGGGACGCAGTCAATCACAAGACCGTCCAGCGGCTGATGGTCGAGATGGGGCTGAAGTCTCTGGTTCGACCCAAGAAGTACCGTTCCTACAAGGGTGGGGCTGGCCGTGTGGCACCCGATCTACTGCAACGTCAGTTCTCGGCCAGACGGATGCATCAGAAGTGGGTCACAGATGTCACCGAGTTCAATGTCGCCGGGGAGAAGCTGTTCCTGTCACCCATCATGGACCTTCACAACGGCGAGATCATCGCCTTCGAGACAGCCAGACGACCCGTCTTCAAGCTGGTCAAGGACATGCTCGGCAGGGCATTGAGCCTGCTCGATGACGAGAACAGGCCAATCCTGCATTCCGATCAGGGTTGGCAGTATCAGACGCCAGAATGGCGCCGGATGCTCGAAAGCAGCAATATCGCAGCAAGCATGTCACGCAAGGGAAACTGCCTCGACAATGCCGCCATGGAAAGCTTCTTCGCGACGCTCAAGTCCGAGTTCTTCTATCCCAACCGCTTCGACAGCATTGACAGTCTGCGCGATGGCGTTGAGGACTACATTCACTACTACAACAACGATCGCATTCGCATGAAACTAAAAGGGCTGAGCCCTGTGCAATACAGGACCCAGCCCTTAAATAATCCCAGCCTATGAACCGTCCAACTTTATGGGGTCAGTCCATTTCCGGGGCCTTTTCTTCATACTTTCGGCGTCAGCTTTAGGAGACGCCCCGGATTGTCATCCTCGATCAGCCAGATCGCGCCATCAGGCCCGATAGCCACATCGCGGATACGGTTTTCCATTTCGAAGCGCTCGGCTTCGTCCGCCTTGCCGTCCTTGTCGATCACGACGCGCACCAGCGACATGACAGAAAGTCCTCCGATCAAGGCCGAGCCACGCCATTCGGGGAACATGTCCCCCTCGTAAAACGCAAGCCCGGCCGGAGCGATGACCGGCGTCCAATACACCAATGGCGGCTCGAATTCCGGGCGGGTGCTATGACGCGGGATCGGCCTGCCGCTATAATTGTCGCCATTGGAGACGACGGGCCAGCCATAATTGAGACCGGGCTTGATGAGATTGAACTCGTCGCCGCCACGCGGTCCCATCTCATGTTCCCAGAGCCTTCCATCGGGACCGAAGGCCAGTCCGTAGGGATTGCGATGGCCGGTCGACCAGGTCAATGCCCGCACACCTTCCGCATCCGCATGCGGATTATCCTTCGGCACGGAACCATCGAGATTCATGCGGAGAATTTTCCCCATCGGCACTGCATCGTCCTGTGCGGTTGCAGGCTGCATACGATCGCCGACAGAGAAGAACAGATGCTTGCCGTCCGGCGCAAATGCAATGATGCCACCCGGCTGCCCACCGCGAGCCGCCGCATCCTGCTTCCAGATTGTGATCCTGTCCTTCAGTGCTGCCTTGCCGTCACCCTCATCCAGCACAGCGCGCGCCAGAACGACGCTGCTGCCATTCTTGGCTGGTTCGTTATAGGAGAAAAAGACTGCCTTGCTCTTTTCGAAGTCTGGAGCAGGCGCAATATCAAGAAGACCGTTCTGGCCACCAAAGGCTACTTCCGGCACACCATCGACAGCAGTTTTGTCACCCGATTGTGTGACGATGAAAATCTTGCCGCCCTTCTCCGTCAATAGAAGTCTGCCATCGGGCAGAAAAGCGATCGCCCAGGGCGTATCGAATTCGGCAACCGGCGTTGCCGTAAACGGAGCATTTGCTTCGGCCTGCCTGCCACCGGCATTGATGCTCTCAGCCGAAGCATTCAGTATCGGCAGAGCAACCATTGATAAAGCCAGAACGAACGGCAGGCTCAAAAGGGCGCGTCGCATATCTCCTCCTCAAATCTGGACAACGGAAAGCAGGTGGAGTTTCCTCACTGGTTTCTTACATGGGGTTTGAGGCCCCGATATCAAAACAAGCTTCGGCAAAAACTTTCATTCACCAGTCCGCAATCTTTAAGAAAACTTGCCTTGCCTAAACCGTTTGAAAAATATTTCAAACGTTTCAACGACTTGCGCTCGCCACAGTTTTACCCAACACTCCCGAAATCTCTGACAGAAGGAGCATTGCGAATGACCGAACGTCTTGAAGATATTGCGATCGCCCTGGTGAAAACGGGCAAAGGCATTCTCGCCGCCGACGAAAGCTCGGGCACCATCAAGAAGCGCTTTGACTCGATCCCCCTCGCCTCGACGGAGGAAACGCGCCGCGACTATCGCGAAATGCTGTTCCGCTCGGACGAAGCGATGAAGAACTATATTTCGGGCGTCATTCTCTATGATGAAACCATAAGGCAAAAGGCCAAGGACGGCACACCGCTTGTCGAAATCATCCGCAAGGCGGGATCAATTCCGGGCATCAAGGTCGATGCGGGCGCGAAGCCGCTGGCAGGCTTCGAAGGTGAAACCGTCACAGAGGGGCTGGACGGTCTGCGCGAGCGGCTCAGCGACTATTACGCGCTTGGTGCACGTTTCGCCAAATGGCGCGCTGTGATCTCGATTTCCGACGACCTGCCCACATGGGGCTCGGTAAAACAGAATGCCCAGACTCTCGCACGCTATGCCGCCCTTTGTCAGGAAGCGAACATCGTCCCCATCGTCGAACCTGAAGTGCTGATGGATGGCAAGCCGGGCGATCACACCATCGACCGTTGTTACGAAGTGACGGAATGGGTTCTGAAAACGGTTTTTACCGAACTCTACGATGCCCGTGTCAGACTGGAAGGTATGATCCTGAAGCCGAACATGGTCATCGACGGCAAGAATGCCCGCAAGGCTTCCGTCGAAGAAGTGGCAGAGAAAACCGTGCGCTGCTTCCGCAACACGGTTCCGGCAGCGGTGCCCGGCATCGCCTTCCTTTCCGGTGGTCAGACCGGCGAGGAAGCGACAGCCCATCTTTCCGCGATGAATGCGGGTTTCGATATGCCATGGAAAATGACTTTCTCCTACGGCCGCGCCCTGCAAGCGGCAGCGCTGGAAGCCTGGAGCGGCAAGGATGAAAATATCGCTGCCGGTCAGAGGGCCTTCGCGCATCGGGCAAAGATGAACAGTCTTGCCGCTACCGGCGGCTGGAAAAAAGATCTCGAAAAGGCAGCCTGACTTTCCTTGAAAACAAGAGCCCGGCCATTTCAGCCGGGCTTTTCGTCAGCCTTCGTGCAGGTGAAATCCTACCGCAAGTGCCATGATCAATATGGCGATGACTGCGATCTTCCAGAAATCACCGCGCCGCTTCAAGCCCGGCAAGCCAAGTGGTTTGATGATGTGCAGTCCCATCAGGAGAACAAGCAGCACAGGCAGGATTTTGGTCACAACTCACCTCTCTGCCTCCTTGTGACGCAGACGGGCCATCGCTGCAAGACGGCTGCACCAGACAAAGCCATTTACACGGTCGTTTTTGGCAAAGCTCGATCTTCATCTTAAGTTTCATGGACGGGTCGCCATCCAGCGGCGTAAACTGCATGTGGAGGTGATGGGACGCGCATGGAGGAGATGGATCGGAACAGGTCGATCTTGCGCTTTCGTCAGCAGACTAATCAGCAGGCGACAACTGCCCGACCGGGTGGCGTTGCGCGTGCTTGTGGGAGGAAGAGCATGACTTCGAAATATGCCGAAACCTATGCCGCATGGCAGACCGATCCTGAACGCTTCTGGGCTGAAGCAGCGCAGGCAATCGACTGGTTCAAGCCATGGGACCAGGTTTTTGCGAGCGACGAAGGCGTCTATGGACGCTGGTTCAAGGGTGCGCAGTGCAATACCTGCTATAACGCGCTCGACCGCCATGTCGCCAATGGACGTGGTGAACAGGTTGCGCTCATCTATGAGAGCCCCGTCACCGGCAGCGTGCGTAAATTTACCTATCGCGAACTGCTGGAAGAAGTTGAGGCGCTCTCCGCCGTCATGCTCGACAACGGTGTGTCGAAGGGCGACCGCGTTCTCATCTATATGCCGATGGTCCCGGAAGCAGCCGTCGCCATGCTGGCATCGGCCCGTATCGGTGCCGTCCATTCTGTCGTCTTCGGCGGATTTGCCGCCAATGAGCTTGCCACCCGCATTGACGACGCCAAGCCTGTAATGATCATCGCCGGTTCCTGCGGCATTGAGCCAACCCGTGTCGTGCCCTATCAGGCCATGCTCGACAAGGCCATTGCGCTTGCGAGCCACAAGGTCAGAAATTGCATCATATTGCAGCGCGAACAGCACCCGCACGAGCCGGTGGCGGGACGTGACATTGACTATCGCGAGGCTGTCGAAGCGGCGCGTGGTCGTCACATCCCATGCACGCCGGTCGATGCAACCGATCCGCTATATGTGCTTTACACGTCAGGCACGACCGGCGAACCGAAAGGTGTCGTGCGCGACAATGGCGGACACATGGTAGCGCTCGCATGGTCAATGAAAAACGTCTTTGGCGTGGAGCCCGGACAAGTATGGTGGGCCGCATCCGATGTGGGTTGGGTGGTTGGCCATTCCTATATTGTTTATGCGCCCCTGATACATGGCGCGACCAGTATCCTGTTCGAAGGCAAGCCGGTCGGCACGCCAGATGCGGGCATCTACTGGCGCATTATCGCCGAGCATGGTGTGGAAGTGATGTTCACGGCACCGACAGCACTGCGCGCCATCAAGAAAGACGACGCGGACGGTAATTTCGTGCGCCGCTACGACTTGTCGAAGTTCCGCGCGCTCTATCTGGCCGGTGAACGCGCCGATCCGGATACGATCCACTGGGCGGAAAATCTGCTGGGCTGCCCAGTGATCGACCACTGGTGGCAGACAGAGAGCGGCTGGCCCATGGTCGCCAATCCGCTCGGCCTTGGCCTTCTTGAAACCAGATATGGCTCGCCCGCCGTCTGTCTTCCGGGTTACGATATCCGCGTACTGGATGACGAGGGCCATGAACTCGAACGCGGCCAGCTCGGCAATATTCTCATCAAGCTACCACTGCCGCCCGGCTGTCTGCCGACACTCTGGAACGCGGACGAGCGTTTCCGCAAAGCCTATCTGAACGAATTTCCCGGCTACTATAAAACCGCCGATGCGGGCTATATGGATGAGGACGGCTATCTCTACATCATGAGCCGCACCGACGACATCATCAATGTCGCCGGGCACCGCCTGTCAACGGGTGCAATGGAGGAGGTGCTTTCCAGCCATCCCGACGTGGCGGAATGTGCAGTGCTTGGCATTTCGGACCCTGTTAAAGGTCAGGTGCCATGCGGTTTCCTCGTGCTGAAATCCAATATCGACCGTGACCCGCAAGAGGTCGAAAAGGAATGCGTCAGCATGGTGCGTGACGTCATCGGACCGGTTGCAGCCTTCCGGCTGGCGCTGGCCGTAAAGCGCTTGCCCAAGACAAGATCGGGCAAAATTCTGCGCTCAACCATCCAGAAGATTGCCGACGGCGAAGAATGGAAGATGCCCGCCACAATCGACGATCCGGCGATTCTGGACGAAATCAGCATCGTTCTGCGCGAGCGTCACACCGGCCTCGCCTTCGCCTGACCGGGAGTTCCGTCGCTATTGACCGGCGGTTTCCGCCGGTCCACTCTCCATGCAAATTGGAGATCGACCATGCAATTAGAAGGCAAGGTGGCAATCGTCACCGGCGCTGCCCGCGGTATTGGCTATGCCATAGCAAAACGTTTCCTGATGGACGGTGCAAGCGTCGTGCTGTCCGACATCGACAATGCTGCAGCCATGCGCGCAGCCAAGGATCTGGAACAGTTCGGCCCGGTGCGCCACATGGCAGCGGATGTGGGCGACAAGCTCGATATTCATAATCTCCTGACTTTTACCGTCACCAATGTCGGAGAGATCGACATCCTCGTCAACAATGCCGGTGTTGTGCATCAGGCAGATTTTCTCGACCTGAAAGAAGAAGATTTCGACCGCGTTATGCGGGTCAATCTCAAAGGTGCTTTTCTGTGTGGGCAAGCCGTGGCCAAACGCATGGTGGAACGGGTCGAATCGGGCGGCGATCCAGGCACGATCATCAACATGTCGTCAATCAACGCGATCTTTGGTCTGCCGGAGCAGCTCGCCTATTCCGTTTCCAAAGGCGGATTGAACCAACTGACGCGCACCATGGCAGTAGCACTCGCCCGCTGGGGGATTCGCGTCAACGCCATCGGTCCCGGTTCCATCGAGACCGACATGCTTTCCGCCGTGAACACCGACGCCAATGCACGCAACACGATTCTGTCCAGAACCCCGCTCGGTCGCATAGGCCAAGCCTCTGAAATTGCTTCGATAGCGTCATTTCTGGCGTCCCGGGATGCAAGCTATGTGACAGGACAAACCATCTATGCTGATGGCGGGCGCCTTCCCCTCAGCTATACGGCAGCGCCGCGTTACAAGGCGTGACGTTGCGGCCCGGCTATATTAGGAAGATAATGAAATAGGACTTCCCTCCTGACAGATAGCTGTCAGGAGGGGTGTGCGATACTGCGTATCCAAGGATGAGGGAGATTTCACCATGGCACTCGCAATCGCACCACTGATCGCAGTTTTGAAGGAATACAGGCGCAGGCAGGACGAGCGCCGCCGGTTTATCCGCACACAGCGCGCCATCGACGGTCTGCCAAACGATCTGCGCAAGGATTTGGGCTGGCCGGATCGCTATCTGGAACAGCGCAACACCAAGTACTGTAACGGAGAATAGAACGGAATGCGCCGTGCAGACCGCCTTTTCCAGATTGTTCAGCACCTGCGCGGTGGCAGGCTTGTCACCGCGCGTCAGCTAGCCGAACGGCTGGAAGTCTCCGAACGCACCATCTATCGTGACATTTCCGATCTGCAGTCGACAGGCGTCCCCATCGATGGCGAAGCTGGTGTCGGCTATATTCTGCGGCAAGGTTTCGAACTCCCGCCGCTCATGTTCACACGCGATGAAATTGTCGCTCTTGTCGCCGGGGCTCGCCTCATCCGCGCCTGGGGCGGCGTTTCCATGGCGCGTGGCGCGGAAGAGGCTCTGGTCAAGATCGAAGCCGTTCTGCCCAAGGAAGAACGCGCCCGCATCACCAGCACCCAGATTCATGCGCCCACGGCCCGCATCAGCATGGACGAACGCCGCATCATCGACGCGGTGGAACGCGCCGTCGATCAGGGCAATGTCCTCAATATCCGCTATCGCGATCTGGAAGCGCGCGAAAGCGAGCGTGATATTCGTCCGCTCGGCCTGTGGTTCTGGGGCAAGGTCTGGACGGTTATCGGCTGGTGCGAATTGCGCAACGCGTTCCGCACGTTCCGCACCGACCGTATCGTCGAGGCGAGTGATGCAGGTCGCCTCTTCCGGGCTGAACGTGGAAAGACGCTCTCCGATTTCTATCGTCTCATGGAATTGAGCGAATACAACGCCTTCAAAGACTGACTATTGCGGCAATACTCCCAAGACGACCGCATGAGCCGGTCCGGCAGTCTGCTTATGCAGACATGTCGGGCTGGCTCTCTTTTTCAGTCATGATGGTGATCAGC harbors:
- the gap gene encoding type I glyceraldehyde-3-phosphate dehydrogenase — translated: MAVRVAINGFGRIGRNILRAIVESGRTDIQVVAINDLGPVETNAHLLRYDSVHGRFPKEVKVAGDTIDVGYGPIKVHAVRNPAELPWKEEGVDIALECTGIFTSRDKAALHLEAGAKRVIVSAPADGADLTVVYGVNHDKLTKDHQVISNASCTTNCLAPVAQVLNDVIGIEKGFMTTIHSYTGDQPTLDTMHKDLYRARAAALSMIPTSTGAAKAVGLVLPELKGKLDGVAIRVPTPNVSVVDLTFIAKRETTVEEVNNAIREAANGRLKGVLGYTDEPLVSHDFNHDSHSSVFHTDQTKVMEGTMVRILSWYDNEWGFSSRMGDTAVAFGKLI
- a CDS encoding putative glycolipid-binding domain-containing protein, with protein sequence MFRALLPTVARWRPLEEEGLEHLSIGPTGRSIHAESVVIGERSGNPYGARYSIACNSAWHVLHFLIETTSGHRLELVSDGEGRWNTMAGDALPQFDGCIDIDLAGTPFTNTLPIRRLGLTPESGTVQLDMLYVPFDNFRPLRDQQRYTCIEEGRRYRYEAADRSFTAELPVDEDGLVTDYPTLFRRLPV
- a CDS encoding phosphoglycerate kinase translates to MSFRTLDDADVKSKRVLVRVDLNVPMANGEVTDLTRIERIVPTIAELSKKGAKVILLAHFGRPKGAASDENSLKHVVKPLAKVIGHGVHFAEDCIGDKAKAAVDALKDGDVLLLENTRFHKGEEKNDPEFVAALAANGDLYVNDAFSAAHRAHASTEGLAHVLPAYAGRAMQAELEALEKGLGDPARPVVAIVGGAKVSTKLDLLSNLIEKVDALVIGGGMANTFLAAQGHDVGKSLCEHDLAHTAREIMAKAETTKCAIILPVDAVVGWHFAADTPNKTYGVDAVPSDGMILDAGALSTDLIASAIDDAATLVWNGPLGAFELRPFDTATVKTAKHVAARTKAGKLVSVGGGGDTVAALNHAGVADDFTYISTAGGAFLEWMEGKPLPGVDVLKK
- a CDS encoding IS3 family transposase (programmed frameshift) is translated as MSKYSSTFKQEIVAYYGDGGHSYREVGLRFGLDYSMVRRWVASHAAHGVAGLSRKHSHYDAQFRLSVLERMWKDGLSRRQVAALFNIRSAACVSVWEDRYERGGLEALAPRRKGRPRSMPKPPVAAPPSLVADGDGLPSDEARTREELLAELAYLRMENDYLKKPGGLNAGASNAERAQAVQALRPLHPLEGLLALSGLARSTFYYQLKVLSSGDRHEALKSTIRSIFDEHKGRYGYRRVTAAIRGRGDAVNHKTVQRLMVEMGLKSLVRPKKYRSYKGGAGRVAPDLLQRQFSARRMHQKWVTDVTEFNVAGEKLFLSPIMDLHNGEIIAFETARRPVFKLVKDMLGRALSLLDDENRPILHSDQGWQYQTPEWRRMLESSNIAASMSRKGNCLDNAAMESFFATLKSEFFYPNRFDSIDSLRDGVEDYIHYYNNDRIRMKLKGLSPVQYRTQPLNNPSL
- a CDS encoding PQQ-dependent sugar dehydrogenase; the encoded protein is MRRALLSLPFVLALSMVALPILNASAESINAGGRQAEANAPFTATPVAEFDTPWAIAFLPDGRLLLTEKGGKIFIVTQSGDKTAVDGVPEVAFGGQNGLLDIAPAPDFEKSKAVFFSYNEPAKNGSSVVLARAVLDEGDGKAALKDRITIWKQDAAARGGQPGGIIAFAPDGKHLFFSVGDRMQPATAQDDAVPMGKILRMNLDGSVPKDNPHADAEGVRALTWSTGHRNPYGLAFGPDGRLWEHEMGPRGGDEFNLIKPGLNYGWPVVSNGDNYSGRPIPRHSTRPEFEPPLVYWTPVIAPAGLAFYEGDMFPEWRGSALIGGLSVMSLVRVVIDKDGKADEAERFEMENRIRDVAIGPDGAIWLIEDDNPGRLLKLTPKV
- a CDS encoding class I fructose-bisphosphate aldolase, with translation MTERLEDIAIALVKTGKGILAADESSGTIKKRFDSIPLASTEETRRDYREMLFRSDEAMKNYISGVILYDETIRQKAKDGTPLVEIIRKAGSIPGIKVDAGAKPLAGFEGETVTEGLDGLRERLSDYYALGARFAKWRAVISISDDLPTWGSVKQNAQTLARYAALCQEANIVPIVEPEVLMDGKPGDHTIDRCYEVTEWVLKTVFTELYDARVRLEGMILKPNMVIDGKNARKASVEEVAEKTVRCFRNTVPAAVPGIAFLSGGQTGEEATAHLSAMNAGFDMPWKMTFSYGRALQAAALEAWSGKDENIAAGQRAFAHRAKMNSLAATGGWKKDLEKAA
- a CDS encoding propionyl-CoA synthetase — protein: MTSKYAETYAAWQTDPERFWAEAAQAIDWFKPWDQVFASDEGVYGRWFKGAQCNTCYNALDRHVANGRGEQVALIYESPVTGSVRKFTYRELLEEVEALSAVMLDNGVSKGDRVLIYMPMVPEAAVAMLASARIGAVHSVVFGGFAANELATRIDDAKPVMIIAGSCGIEPTRVVPYQAMLDKAIALASHKVRNCIILQREQHPHEPVAGRDIDYREAVEAARGRHIPCTPVDATDPLYVLYTSGTTGEPKGVVRDNGGHMVALAWSMKNVFGVEPGQVWWAASDVGWVVGHSYIVYAPLIHGATSILFEGKPVGTPDAGIYWRIIAEHGVEVMFTAPTALRAIKKDDADGNFVRRYDLSKFRALYLAGERADPDTIHWAENLLGCPVIDHWWQTESGWPMVANPLGLGLLETRYGSPAVCLPGYDIRVLDDEGHELERGQLGNILIKLPLPPGCLPTLWNADERFRKAYLNEFPGYYKTADAGYMDEDGYLYIMSRTDDIINVAGHRLSTGAMEEVLSSHPDVAECAVLGISDPVKGQVPCGFLVLKSNIDRDPQEVEKECVSMVRDVIGPVAAFRLALAVKRLPKTRSGKILRSTIQKIADGEEWKMPATIDDPAILDEISIVLRERHTGLAFA
- a CDS encoding SDR family NAD(P)-dependent oxidoreductase, whose translation is MQLEGKVAIVTGAARGIGYAIAKRFLMDGASVVLSDIDNAAAMRAAKDLEQFGPVRHMAADVGDKLDIHNLLTFTVTNVGEIDILVNNAGVVHQADFLDLKEEDFDRVMRVNLKGAFLCGQAVAKRMVERVESGGDPGTIINMSSINAIFGLPEQLAYSVSKGGLNQLTRTMAVALARWGIRVNAIGPGSIETDMLSAVNTDANARNTILSRTPLGRIGQASEIASIASFLASRDASYVTGQTIYADGGRLPLSYTAAPRYKA
- a CDS encoding helix-turn-helix transcriptional regulator — its product is MRRADRLFQIVQHLRGGRLVTARQLAERLEVSERTIYRDISDLQSTGVPIDGEAGVGYILRQGFELPPLMFTRDEIVALVAGARLIRAWGGVSMARGAEEALVKIEAVLPKEERARITSTQIHAPTARISMDERRIIDAVERAVDQGNVLNIRYRDLEARESERDIRPLGLWFWGKVWTVIGWCELRNAFRTFRTDRIVEASDAGRLFRAERGKTLSDFYRLMELSEYNAFKD